One segment of Cryptococcus neoformans var. grubii H99 chromosome 2, complete sequence DNA contains the following:
- a CDS encoding 20S proteasome subunit alpha 1, producing MSRSSYDRYLTIFSPEGRLYQVEYAFKAISSAGITAVAIRGKDTSVVITQRKVPDKLLDPETITHLFQITPTIGCVVTGMIADARAQVQRTRSEAAQFRYKYGYEITPESLAKRMANINQVYTQRAGMRPLGISMILIGPDDERGPQLFKLDPAGYFTGYKATSSGQKQTEAANYLEKRWKTLEAEKKDLDRAGVIEMAIECLSSICATDFKASEIEIGISSLSPDEKHVEGQDGRFRQMDERERDEWLIKVGEKD from the exons ATGTCTCGTTCATCTTACGACCG ATAtctcaccatcttctctcctgaAGGAAGG CTCTATCAAGTCG AGTATGCTTTCAAGGCCATCTCTTCAGCCGGTATCACTGCTGTCGCCATAAGAGGCAAGGACACATCCGTCGTCATTACTCAACGGAAAGTCCCT GACAAGCTCCTCGACCCCGAGACTATCACCCACCTGTTTCAAATCACCCCTACTATTGGATGTGTTGTGACCGGCATGATTG CCGACGCGCGGGCGCAAGTGCAGCGAACACGATCAGAAGCTGCTCAGTTTAGATATAAATACGGCTATGAGATTACTCCCGAATCTC TTGCGAAGCGTATGGCTAACATCAACCAAGTTTACACCCAACGAGCTGGCATGCGACCCCTCGGTATTT CTATGATTTTGATTGGCCCCGATGACGAGAGAGGACCTCAACTGTTTAAACTTGACCCTGCGGGATATTTTACTGGCTACAAGGCCACCTCTTCAGGGCAAAAGCAGACTGAAGCCGCCAACTAT CTCGAGAAACGATGGAAGACTTTGGAAgctgagaagaaggatttgGATCGAGCAGGTGTGATTGAG ATGGCTATTGAATGTCTCTCGTCAATCTGCGCAACGGACTTCAAGGCGTCTGAAATTGAAATTGGTATTTCCTCATTGTCACCGGATGAGAAGCACGTCGAAGGACAGGATGGAAGGTTTAGGCAGATGGACGagcgggagagagatgagtgGTTGATTAAAGTTGGAGAGAAGGACTAG